Proteins from one Microbacterium proteolyticum genomic window:
- a CDS encoding DNA polymerase III subunit gamma and tau produces MTTALYRRYRPQAFGEMIGQSQVTEPLMTALRSDRVGHAYLFSGPRGCGKTTSARILARCLNCAEGPTDTPCGVCDSCVELGRGGGGSLDVVEIDAASHNGVDDARDLRERAIFAPARDRFKIFILDEAHMVTQQGFNALLKLVEEPPAHVKFIFATTEPEKVLGTIRSRTHHYPFRLVPPAAMLEYVQELCETEGVSVEAGVLPLVVRAGGGSPRDTLSLLDQLIAGSDRDADGHVLVNYERAVALLGYTHSELLDEVVDAFAALDGAGAFAAVDRVVQTGQDPRRFVDDLLERLRDLIVVAATGAGASAVLRGVPDDELERMARQATAFGVARLSRTADLVVAALDEMTGATSPRLQLELLVARVLTHAGVSQGVSPASASAHAAEHGAAAPARTPAPAAAAPAVAAPAVASPGVAAPAVAPAVASPGVAAPTAAPAVASPGVAAPVVASPGASNPRPGVAAPGRAASPVVAPAPTAEPAAAPETPAPTAEPAAAVAPAERPASPSAATAGPAASRPAHATTEPTAPSDDDAPPPLDDEDAPPPFDDAEPGATGPATRAPEAAARPDAASPASAAPSPTAPHPFDTAPTPDGDAAPADAAASGGAAATDDSSPLEHAAPTPPVVPLGPIELSHVRDAWPEVLGQLEALSRASWLVVSTSSVLAFDDDVLTLGFRTGADLTAFKTRTADGGASEDLRRAIQSVLGVRVKYLARLEGDGGPGGSDGAPPRGPGAGPGGEARATSPTPPQRSSASYASASVTDWAVAPIPGAPAGPAPVAAAPAPTAPPRASAPAAARSASSPSPAPASPASAPAAPAVGTATASASTAGTALAVDDEPEEAAVRPAPRIAPPPFEGAVLPSSDVARSVPAPEEVDDDDVIPPLDDAADLPVPPVIVPRMAPLRGGVQRYGEAVVRQMLGANYVRDEPYEPPTRFN; encoded by the coding sequence AGCCCTGTACCGCCGCTACCGCCCGCAGGCATTCGGCGAGATGATCGGGCAGTCGCAGGTGACCGAGCCGCTGATGACGGCCCTCCGTAGTGACCGGGTGGGGCACGCCTACCTCTTCTCGGGGCCGCGCGGCTGCGGCAAGACGACGTCCGCGCGCATCCTCGCCCGCTGCCTCAACTGCGCGGAGGGCCCCACCGACACTCCGTGCGGCGTGTGCGACAGCTGCGTCGAACTCGGTCGCGGTGGCGGAGGGTCGCTCGACGTGGTCGAGATCGACGCCGCCAGCCACAACGGCGTCGACGACGCCCGCGACCTGCGCGAACGCGCGATCTTCGCCCCGGCGCGCGACCGGTTCAAGATCTTCATCCTCGACGAGGCGCACATGGTGACGCAGCAGGGATTCAACGCCCTGCTGAAGCTCGTCGAAGAGCCCCCCGCGCACGTGAAGTTCATCTTCGCCACGACCGAGCCCGAGAAGGTGCTCGGCACGATCCGTTCCCGCACGCACCACTACCCGTTCCGCCTGGTGCCGCCCGCCGCGATGCTCGAGTACGTGCAAGAGCTCTGCGAGACCGAGGGCGTGTCGGTCGAGGCGGGCGTGCTCCCGCTGGTCGTCCGTGCCGGCGGCGGCTCGCCGCGCGACACCCTCTCGCTGCTCGACCAGCTCATCGCCGGTTCGGATCGGGATGCCGACGGCCACGTGCTCGTGAACTACGAGCGCGCGGTGGCGCTGCTGGGCTACACGCACTCGGAGCTCCTCGACGAGGTCGTCGACGCGTTCGCGGCGCTCGACGGCGCCGGCGCTTTCGCCGCAGTCGACCGTGTCGTGCAGACCGGACAGGATCCCCGTCGCTTCGTCGATGATCTGCTCGAGCGCCTGCGCGACCTCATCGTCGTCGCGGCCACCGGTGCCGGGGCTTCCGCGGTCCTCCGCGGTGTCCCCGACGACGAACTCGAGCGCATGGCCCGCCAGGCCACGGCGTTCGGCGTCGCCCGTCTGTCGCGCACGGCCGACCTCGTGGTGGCCGCACTCGACGAGATGACCGGGGCCACCTCGCCCCGTCTGCAGCTGGAGCTCCTCGTCGCCCGGGTACTGACTCACGCGGGTGTGTCGCAGGGCGTCTCGCCCGCGTCCGCCTCGGCGCACGCCGCCGAGCACGGCGCCGCCGCTCCCGCCCGCACGCCGGCTCCCGCGGCGGCCGCCCCCGCCGTCGCTGCTCCGGCCGTGGCGTCGCCGGGTGTGGCGGCTCCGGCCGTGGCTCCCGCGGTGGCGTCGCCGGGTGTCGCAGCTCCGACCGCGGCTCCCGCGGTGGCGTCGCCGGGCGTGGCGGCACCGGTCGTGGCGTCGCCGGGGGCCTCGAACCCCCGCCCGGGCGTCGCTGCGCCGGGTCGTGCCGCGTCTCCCGTGGTGGCGCCCGCACCGACCGCGGAGCCAGCAGCCGCGCCGGAGACCCCCGCACCGACCGCGGAGCCGGCAGCCGCCGTCGCCCCGGCCGAGCGTCCCGCGAGCCCGTCCGCAGCCACGGCCGGGCCCGCCGCGTCCCGACCGGCGCACGCGACGACCGAGCCCACCGCGCCGTCCGACGACGACGCCCCGCCGCCCCTCGACGACGAAGACGCCCCGCCGCCCTTCGACGATGCCGAGCCCGGCGCGACGGGTCCCGCGACGCGAGCGCCCGAAGCGGCGGCGCGCCCCGACGCCGCGTCACCGGCCTCGGCGGCCCCGTCGCCGACCGCTCCGCACCCGTTCGACACCGCCCCGACGCCCGACGGCGATGCCGCCCCCGCCGACGCGGCGGCGAGCGGCGGCGCGGCTGCGACCGACGACTCCTCTCCGCTCGAACACGCGGCGCCGACGCCCCCGGTCGTCCCGCTCGGTCCGATCGAGCTGTCCCACGTGCGCGACGCGTGGCCCGAGGTGCTCGGTCAGCTCGAGGCACTCAGCCGCGCGTCGTGGCTCGTCGTGTCCACCTCGTCCGTCCTCGCCTTCGACGACGACGTCCTCACCCTGGGCTTCCGCACGGGCGCCGACCTGACCGCGTTCAAGACCCGCACGGCGGACGGCGGCGCGAGCGAAGACCTCCGCCGTGCCATCCAGTCGGTCCTCGGCGTCCGGGTGAAGTACCTCGCCCGCCTCGAGGGCGACGGCGGCCCCGGCGGTTCCGACGGCGCGCCGCCGCGCGGCCCGGGCGCGGGCCCCGGCGGTGAGGCGCGAGCCACCTCCCCGACCCCGCCGCAACGCTCGTCGGCGTCGTACGCGTCGGCCTCCGTCACCGACTGGGCCGTCGCTCCCATCCCCGGCGCGCCCGCGGGCCCGGCGCCCGTCGCCGCGGCACCCGCTCCGACGGCGCCACCCCGCGCATCCGCACCCGCCGCCGCCCGCTCGGCGTCCTCCCCGTCGCCCGCGCCCGCGTCGCCGGCCTCCGCGCCGGCGGCCCCCGCGGTGGGGACGGCGACCGCCTCGGCATCCACCGCCGGAACCGCCCTCGCGGTCGACGATGAGCCCGAAGAGGCCGCTGTCCGGCCGGCCCCGCGCATCGCTCCGCCGCCCTTCGAGGGCGCCGTGCTTCCCTCATCCGATGTCGCCCGCTCGGTGCCCGCGCCCGAGGAGGTCGACGATGACGACGTCATTCCTCCGCTCGACGACGCGGCGGACCTCCCCGTCCCGCCGGTGATCGTGCCGCGCATGGCGCCGCTGCGCGGGGGAGTGCAGCGCTACGGCGAGGCCGTAGTCCGCCAGATGCTCGGCGCGAACTACGTCCGCGACGAACCCTACGAGCCCCCGACGAGGTTCAACTGA